In Penaeus chinensis breed Huanghai No. 1 chromosome 2, ASM1920278v2, whole genome shotgun sequence, the following proteins share a genomic window:
- the LOC125032843 gene encoding TLC domain-containing protein 3A-like, giving the protein MRVILSRLGLKYSRWYLVNGIAMILSFALCRVVVFPYMYLAYGAQYGLSIFEVVKKIPLHCNFGCLMVLIPQLHWLRLMILGAIKMFSGKKLSEAEEKID; this is encoded by the exons ATGAGAGTTATTCTTAGCAGACTTGGACTGAAATATTCAAG ATGGTACTTAGTCAACGGAATTGCCATGATTTTGTCCTTTGCGCTGTGCCGAGTGGTGGTATTTCCCTATATGTACCTAGCATATGGGGCACAGTATGGCCTAAGCATTTTCGAGGTTGTGAAGAAAATTCCTCTTCACTGTAATTTCGGCTGCCTCATGGTTCTCATACCTCAGTTGCATTGGCTGAGGCTCATGATACTAGGAGCTATTAAAATGTTTTCGGGGAAAAAATTGTCTGAAGCCGAAGAAAAGATTGATTAA